The following are encoded together in the Lactuca sativa cultivar Salinas chromosome 1, Lsat_Salinas_v11, whole genome shotgun sequence genome:
- the LOC111921392 gene encoding protein NRT1/ PTR FAMILY 7.3: MACLNIVKMRNFEEKTLKKNEECTQDGSVDRKGRPAVRERTGSWFAAILILVNQGLATLAFFGVGVNLVLFLTRVMGQDNAEAANSVSKWTGTVYIFSLLGAFLSDSYWGRYKTCAIFQAIFVVGLISLSLSSYIFLLKPEGCGNEKTPCGTHSGFATAMFYVSIYLIALGNGGYQPNIATFGADQFDEDHPEEGHGKVSFFSYFYLALNLGSLFSNTIIGYFEDRGTWALGFWASAGSAIVGLILFLVGTPRYRHFVPSGNPLSRFSQVMVASFRKWKVAIPSNGDELYEIDGKENPNNGSRNILHTQGFKFLDRAAVITSKENSFEKEDIKSPWHLCTVTQVEEVKCILRLLPIWLCTILYSVVFTQMASLFVEQGAAMKTNISSFHIPPASMSSFDILSVAAFIFIYRRVLDPLVARLKKSSSPRGLTELQRMGVGLVIAILAMIVAGTVEHFRLKYKDDDCPTCEGSSTLSIFWQVPQYVLIGASEVFMYVGQLEFFNGQAPDGLKSFGSALCMTSISLGNYVSSLLVTIVMKISSSERMPGWIPGNLNKGHLDNFYFLLAVLTSADFVVYLLVANWYKYIKFEGRNDKVEGCQHV, from the exons ATGGCTTGCTTAAACATCGTTAAAATG AGGAACTTCGAGGAGAAAACCCTGAAAAAGAACGAGGAATGCACTCAGGATGGATCAGTCGATAGAAAAGGCCGACCAGCAGTCCGAGAAAGAACAGGATCATGGTTCGCTGCAATCCTCATACTTG TGAACCAAGGTCTAGCTACGCTAGCATTCTTCGGAGTAGGGGTGAATTTGGTTCTCTTTCTAACGAGAGTGATGGGTCAAGATAATGCTGAAGCCGCGAACAGTGTTAGTAAATGGACTGGAACTGTGTACATCTTCTCCCTCCTCGGTGCCTTTCTTAGCGATTCATATTGGGGTCGTTACAAGACGTGTGCGATCTTTCAGGCCATTTTTGTCGTC GGCTTGATATCGTTATCACTGTCgtcatatatattcttgttgAAACCAGAAGGATGCGGCAATGAAAAGACTCCATGTGGGACTCATTCGGGCTTTGCAACGGCTATGTTCTACGTTTCAATTTACCTTATTGCCCTTGGAAATGGAGGGTACCAACCCAACATAGCCACATTTGGAGCAGATCAGTTTGATGAGGATCATCCCGAAGAAGGACATGGAAAAGTATCATTCTTTAGCTACTTCTACTTGGCCCTAAATCTTGGATCACTCTTCTCGAACACCATAATAGGGTATTTTGAAGACAGAGGGACGTGGGCATTAGGGTTTTGGGCATCTGCGGGGTCTGCAATTGTGGGGTTGATCTTGTTTCTTGTGGGTACACCAAGATATAGACATTTTGTACCCAGTGGGAATCCTTTATCAAGATTTTCCCAAGTGATGGTTGCTTCATTCAGGAAATGGAAGGTTGCGATCCCTTCTAATGGTGATGAATTATATGAAATCGATGGCAAAGAAAATCCCAATAATGGAAGCAGAAATATTCTTCATACACAAGGATTTAA ATTCTTGGATAGAGCTGCGGTGATCACCTCAAAGGAAAACTCATTTGAGAAAGAAGATATTAAAAGCCCATGGCACCTTTGTACTGTAACACAAGTCGAGGAAGTGAAATGCATATTAAGACTCCTTCCTATTTGGCTATGCACAATCCTTTATTCAGTAGTATTCACTCAAATGGCCTCTTTGTTTGTCGAACAAGGAGCTGCAATGAAAACCAACATCTCAAGCTTCCACATTCCTCCAGCAAGCATGTCTAGCTTTGACATCCTAAGTGTTGCAGCCTTCATATTCATTTATAGACGAGTTCTTGATCCATTAGTGGCAAGACTAAAGAAATCTTCTTCCCCCAGAGGATTAACCGAGCTTCAAAGAATGGGGGTTGGCCTTGTTATAGCCATACTAGCAATGATAGTAGCAGGCACTGTCGAACACTTCAGGTTGAAATATAAGGACGATGATTGCCCCACTTGTGAAGGGTCAAGCACTTTGAGCATATTCTGGCAAGTCCCACAATACGTACTTATTGGAGCTTCGGAGGTTTTCATGTATGTAGGGCAACTGGAATTCTTTAATGGGCAAGCACCAGATGGGCTTAAAAGCTTTGGAAGTGCATTATGTATGACTTCGATTTCACTAGGGAACTATGTGAGCAGTTTGCTTGTGACAATTGTGATGAAGATTTCTAGTAGTGAAAGAATGCCTGGATGGATTCCTGGAAATCTGAACAAGGGTCATTTGGACAACTTCTACTTTCTATTAGCCGTTTTGACAAGTgctgattttgtggtgtacttgTTAGTGGCAAACTGGTACAAATACATCAAGTTTGAAGGGAGAAATGATAAAGTAGAGGGCTGCCAACATGTTTGA